The Gemmatimonadota bacterium DNA segment GCCCGTTCCGGGGGCCTCCTACACAACCCGTTCCAGTGGCGTTCTGCAGCACCCGCGCCAGCTCCCCGTCTTCCGCGCACCGCCGCTCGCCGCCACGGTGCATGCCAGCTCTCGAAGAGGGGCCGCCGCGAATCCGGACGGCGTTCACTTGAGGCGGACGTAATACAGGTATTCTGTGACCTCGTCTCCGGTGTACTGGCGTTGGTTGCTGTCGCTGTCGGAGCGGTAGCGCTTGTAGTCCTGCCCGACACGCCGGTAAGTGTCGCGAATGCCATATCGTCTGAAGATTCGTTCGATTTCGGTCTCGGGGATTATTCCCTCGTTGTTGTAGCTCATCAGGACGTGGACCGAGTTTACCTTGGAAAGCAGGCGTTCCAAGGCGGGCGCGCAGCCGTCTCTCGTCGACCACGCGGATTTCTTGTGGTCATTCGGGATGAGACCTGTCTTGCCGCGCAAGTCAGGTTGCGATTCGAACCAACCCTCGGCGATGAGCTCGGGTACGTGATAGTACGCACTGTATTGGCGCGTGTTGTAGGGAGGATCGAGGTAAAGAAGAGTGAGTTCACCAAGGGTACCGACCAGTGCAGCTACATCCTGTTGATGGGCCTGATGTGCGCGGTGCGTGCCCACGGTCAGATCGGGCATCTGGAGGCGCAACGGGCGTTGGGCGTTGCCTTGCCAGGTTTTTACGTACGCGGCGTAGACTCCGGTCGTGTTCGCAGCAGCATCGGCCGCCTCGAGAAGCGCGGCCAGGAGTATATAATACTCGTCCTCGTTTATTGCGCCCGCGGAGCGCCACTCCTCGAGTTTGTGACGCACGGCATCGATGCGAGCAGCGTTAAGGCGGGTGAAGTACATGCGCTCGCCGCCGGCGGCTTGGGCGTCGGCGCTGAAGTGACGTGTGATGAACGACGGCTTCGGGGGTAGGAAAGTGTCAAGATAGACGAGCACCTCCTCAAGATGGCGGGTGGCCTCGCTCATACGTGGGAACAGGTCTACTTGGCCGGCGAAGCGAGAGGCAACTTCGCTGGCGAATTCGCGCTGTCGGCGGACTCGCCGGAAATCGGGATCAGCAGCAAGGCCTTGAAAAGTCGGATACGCGTCCGCAACAACGTATGCTCGTTGAAGCACGTAGCTGAACGACATGATGTCGCATGCTTCGACAGTGAATCCACGCGCCTTGAGGTAACTCGCGACGCTGGCAGTGCCGGCGAACGCGTCCAGGGCGCGGCCGTCATGGAGGCACAGCTCATCGAGGAAGCTCCCCATGAAATCGAGAAGCTTCGTTTTGTTGCCAATATACCTCATCGCTCCACGGAACGCGGCCGATCGTCAGTAACCCCGGCACAAGCTGACGCGATCGTCTTACCGCCCCCGCACCCGCCGCATCATGTCTTTGACCTCCGCGCGCGGCGCGCGGGTCATTCCGTTGAACAGCCCGCCCGAGGCGAGCCATTCGCCGCCGTCGATGGTGACGCACTCGCCGTTGATGAACGCGGCCGCGTCGGAGACCAGGAACGCGGCCAGGTTGGCCAGCTCCTCGGCCCGGCCGAAGCGGCCCAGGGGGATGCGGGCCCTGGCCTCGGCCTCGACCTCCGGTGTGGGCATGAGTCGTTGCCAGGCGCCTTCCGTGGGGAAGGGGCCGGGCGCAATGGCATTGACGCGGATGCCGTACGTCGCCCACTCGACGGCCAGCGACCGGGTGAGCGCGAGCACACCCGCCTTGGCGGCCGCGGAGGGGGCGACGAAGGCCGAGCCCGTCCAGGCGTAGGTGGTCACGATGTTCAGGATGTTGCCACCCGCGCCGCGCTGCATCATGTGGCGTCCCGCGGCCAGGGTCGCGTGGAAGGTGCCGTACAGCACGGTCTGCACGATGGCGTTGAAGCCGTTGGGCGAGAGATCCTCCGTCGCCGCCAGGAAGTTGCCGGCCGCGTTGTTGACCAGGACGTCCAGCGCGCCGAAGCGTGACACGACGCCCTCGACCAGTCCCTCGACCTGGGCGAAGTCGCGCACGTCCGTAGCCCGCGCGAAGACGCGCGCGCCCGTCGCGTCAATCGCCGGTGCCGCCCGCTCCAGGCGCTCGGCGTTCCGCCCCGCGATGGCTACGTTGGCGCCCAGCTCGGCGAACCTCTGGGCCATGGCGAGTCCCAACCCCGAGCCGCCGCCGGTCACCAGCGCCGTCCGCCCTCGCAGCGCCTCCTCCTTCAGCATGTGCTCCGCTCCTCTGCGGGGTTGCCGGTTCGAGTGGGGGATCCTGACCGCTTGAAGTGTAGCCCCCGCCACGGATTTCGTTGCTGGCCTTCCGACTTCCGCCCGCGGCTCGTACAGGTCTGCGGTAGGTTTGGTGCGGTTTCCGGGAGATCGAACGTTCGCCGGCGAGTCAAGCCTCGTTTGCGATGGTGAGCTTGAAGCCGTCCGGGTCCGTGACGGCGAAGCCCATGGGACCCCATGGGAGTGGCGACGGCCCGTTGTCCAGTGTGATCCCGGCGACCTTCGCGCGCTCAGCGAGCGCGGTGATGTCCTGGCCGGTGTCCACCCAGATCCGCATGCCTACCCCCTTCACCCGATCCCGGCCTTTGGCGAAGTCGTCCTGAGCGAGACCCAGCCGGCTGGCGCCCGCCCTGAGCACCACGAACCGGACCTGGCCCTCCACCTCGGTCTGGTCCTCGATCGCGAACCCCAGCCCGTCCGTGTAGAAGCGGAGGCTGCGCTGCAGATCATTGACCGTCAGTGTGGGCGTAAGGCTCAGAGCCTGCAGGCCCTGCGCCGCGGCAGCGCTTTCGTGCTCGGCCATTGGACGTTGCTCCGGTCGTGGGGCTACTTGGTCCGCCCAAGCTACGCCGTCCTCGGAGGTCGGACAAGAAGCGCACCGGCGCCCGCATGCGGCAGCGGGTCGCTTGACTCTCCCGAGGCCCCGCGGCAGTGTGTAGGGCCCTCCCGGTCGTGATCGCAGCCGGAGCGGGCTGCCTCTTTGCCGTTGGACGAACTCGTCCGCGACGCGACGGCTCTCGTGCACCTGGCGTGCGGAGGGTGAAAGCGGTCTCTTCCTGAACGCTCGGGTCTGGAGGAGGATCGTTGGGGCAGCAGGCTTTCTGTACGGCCCGCTGGGCCGGCCGCAGCTCCGAGGGCAAGCTGCTGCTGGAATCGGACGCGCTCGTGTTTCGCGGCGAGTTCCGCCTGGCCGTTCCCTACCGGGAGATGAAGCGCGTGACCACGCGCGATGGTTGGCTCACGATCGAGTACGCGGCCGGCGAGGCGAGCTTCGAGCTGGGGCCGCTGGCGGACAAGTGGGCGCACAGAATCCTGCATCCGAAGAGCCTGATCGACAAGCTGGACATCAAGCCCGTGGCCGCCGCGCTCGTGATCGACATCCCTGACGAGGAATTCTGGCAGCAGCTCCGCGCCGAGAAGCCCCAGGTCACCGTGACCTCCGTGGACACCATTGCCCGCGCCCTCGCCGGCCCCGCCGCGCCCGCTCGCATCCCCAGCGTGCCGCAGGATGCGCCCTTCGATATGGTTTTGTTCCGCGCCGAGACCCGCGAGGAGCTCGCGCACCTGCCGCACCTGCGCCGCTGCGTCAAGCCCAATGGCGCGGTCTGGGTGGTCACGCCCCGGGGCAAGCCCGAGGTCCGCGATGTGGAGGTGATCGCGGCCGCCAGGGACGCCGGGCTCGTGGATGTCAAGGTGGTCCGCTTCTCCGGCACGCACACGGCGCTCAAGCTGGTCGTGCCGGTCAAGCAGCGCTAGCGGGGGCCGCAGCTCGGGGGCTGCGCCGAACCCTGGTGGGCCCGCGCCCTGTGCGCTACAAATAACCTCCTGTGTTGAGCATTGCCGAGATCCGGGCCGCCCGCGAGAGGACGCGCGAGGGCGTCCTCTTCACTCCCTGTCCGCCTGCCCTGGCGCTGGCGGACCTCATCCCCGCGCGGCTGCACCTCAAGCTGGAGAATTTGCAGCGCACGGGTTCATTCAAGGATCGCGGCGCGCTGAACCGGCTGCTCCAGCTATCGGCTGAAGAGCGGCGGCGCGGCGTAGTGACCGCCAGTGCGGGCAACCACGCCCAGGCCCTGGCCTACCACTGCGGCCGGCTGGGCATTCCCGCCACCGTGGTCATGCCCGAGCACAGCCCCATGATCAAGGTGTCCAACACCCAGCGTTACGGCGCGGAGGTGATCCTGGTTGGCGCCACCATCTCCGACGGGCTCGCGGAGGCGCGGCGCCTGGAGGCGGAGCAGGGGCGGGTCCTGGTCCACGCCTTTGATGACGAGCGGGTGATTGCCGGGCAGGGCACCATCGCTCTGGAGTTGCTCGAGCAGGTCCCGGATCTGACCGTGGCCGTGGTCCCCATCGGCGGCGGCGGCCTGATCGCCGGCATTGCCTTTGCGCTCAAGCACACCAACCCCGAGATCCGCGTGATCGGCGTCGAGGCCGAGGCCGCCGCCTCCGCCCTCGCCTCCCGCCGGGCGGGCCGGCTGGTGCAGATCGAGACCGCCCAGACCATTGCCGACGGCATTGCCACCAAGAGCATCGGCGAGCTCACCTTCCCTCTGCTGCAGAAGTACGTGGACGACATCGTGGCCGTGGGCGAGGAGGAAATCGCGGGCGCCGTGCACCTGCTGCTCGAACGGCAGAAGGTGGTGGCGGAGGGCGCCGGGGCGGTGCCGCTGGCGGCACTGATCGGCCGCAAGATCCCGCTGCTCGGCCACGACGTGGTGGCCGCCGTGGTCTCCGGCGGCAACATCGATGTCACCATGGTGGAGCGCATCATTGATCGGGGACTGCTCGGCGATGGCCGGCTGGTCCGGCTCATGGTCACCGTCCCCGACCGCCCCGGCTCGCTGGCCAGGCTGACCCGCATTGTGGCCGAGACCGGCGCCAATGTGCTGGAGATCGCGCATCGCCGCGCCTTTGCCGACATCCGCGTGGGCGACGTCGAGATCGTGATGCACCTGGAGACGCGGGGCCGCGACCACGTGGAGGAGATCGTCGGCCTCCTCAAGGCCGAGGGGCTGAGAGTGGAGGAGGATGTATAGCGAAGCCCTGCCTCGGACACACCAGTCGTCCTGGTACTGCGGCGCGCCGGCCGCCAGATCCGCCAGATGATCCCGCGTCTTTTCCCCCTGCGGGCCGCGTGTCGCAGCTTCTTGCTTCCAACCAATTGGACGGCCCGCCTGTCCAATCCGGGTGCATGGTCGAGCTAGCGGCAGTAGCGGCGGGCTCCCATTTTCGCGGAGTGGCGAACCTGACCGAGGGGCGAGGCGCGGCCGGCCCGGCCGGCGATGCCGTGGACGTGGCATTGGCCGCGGCCGGCGACACGGGCGCGTTCGAGCGCCTGTACCGCCGCCACGTGGCGCGCATCCACAGCCTCGCCCGGCGTATGCTCGGTCCGGGCGAGGCGGACGACGCGACCCAGGAGGTCTTCGTGCGGGCCTGGCAGAAGCTGGGCACGTTCCGGGGCGAGGCCGCGTTCGGCACCTGGCTCTACCGGCTGGCGATCCGCGCGCTGCTGGCGCGCCGGGCCGCGCTGCTGCTGAGCCGCCGGCGCTATCTCGAGGGCGACGTCGCCCTCGAACACACCGCGGCGCGCGCCGCGCCCACCGAGCTGCGGCTCGACTTCGCCGCGGCCGTCGAGCGGCTGCCGGCCGGCGCCCGCCAGGTACTGGTGCTGCATGATGTCGAGGGCTACCGCCACGACGAGATCGGCAGCATGCTGGGCATCAGTGCCGGCACGTCGAAGTCGCAGCTCCACCGCGCGCGCATGATGCTGCGCGGCTACCTGGACGCTTGAGAGCTTGGGATCTCGCGGCATGGACGAGTGGACTGACCGACTTTCCGAGTACCTGGATGGCGAGCTCGAGGCGGCGGAGGCCACCGCGCTGGAGGCGCATCTCGCGGCCTGCGAGAGCTGCACCGACACGCTGGCCGAGCTGCGCGCCGTGGTCTTGCGCGCCCGCACGCTGGAGGATACGCCGCCGGCCACCGACCTGTGGCCGGGCACCGCCGCCCGGCTGGGCGAGGCGCCGGCCGGCGCGTTGGAAGCGCCTGCGGCCGAGACGGCGGAGCGGACCGCGCAGGCGGCCGCCTCCGCCGGTGATCCGCAGACGCACCAGGGTCGCGCCCAATGGCCTTCCCTTCGCCGCCGGCTGAGCGCCGGACCGCGCTACAGCTTCAGCGTCCCGCAGCTAGCGGCGGCCGTAGTCCTCGTCGCGCTCTCGGGCACCGCCGTCTGGCTCGCGCTCCCTGGGCCGGACGCCGCCCGCCCGCCTGTCGCCGGGGCGGCGCCCGCCGCCCCGTCCGGCCGCGTGACTCTCGTCTCCTCTCCGGCCGCCGCCGCGCCGACGGCCGGCTACTTTGCCGCCGTGGCCGAGCTCGAGCGCGTACTCGAGCTGGGGCGCGGCCGCCTGGACACGGCCACCGTGCGCGTGCTGGAGCAGAATCTGGCCATCATTGACCAGGCCATTGCCGATACGCGGCGAGCCCTCGCGCAGGACCCGGCCAGCGCCTACCTCAATGCGCACCTGGCCGGCTCGATGAGGCGCAAGATCGAGCTCCTGCGTCAGGCGACGACGCTGGCCCGGACCTAGTCCCGATGATCGGCACTGCCGGGTTCGCGGCGCTCGCGGCGCTGTCGCTGCTGCAGCAGACGGACACCGTGATACCCGTCTCGCCCGGCGCTCGCCTGGAAATCGACAACCAGGCCGGCGAGGTCGTGATCCGGAGCTGGGGCCGGCCGGCCGTGCGCGTTGTGGCGAGTCATGCCAGCGACGACCGCATCAAGATCCGCAGCACCGCCTCCGTGGTCCGGGTCGACGCCGCCAGCGGCTACGGCCCGCAGCGCTCGATCGACTACCACCTGAGCGTGCCCCAGCACATGGCGGTGTACGTGACCGCCCCGTTCAGCGATGTGTCTGTGGAGGGCGCCGGCGGCGAGGTCAGCGTCGAGACCGTGCGCGGCGAGATCCGCGTGCGCGGCGGCGCCGGCCGCGTATCGCTGCGATCCGTCGAGGGGCTGATCGAGCTGGCCGGCGCGCGCGGCCGGGTCGAGGTCAACACCGTGAACGAGGGGATCCGGGTCGTGGATGTCCGCGGCGAGCTCTCAGCCGAGACGGTGAATGGCGACATCGAGCTGGAGCGCATCGATTCCGACCGCGTCGTGGCCAGCACGGTCAATGGCAACATCTCCTACAGTGGCGCCATCCGTGACCGCGGCTGGTACCGCCTGGCGACCCACAACGGCGATGTCCGGGTCGAGGTAGCGGAAAAGGCCAATGCCACGGTCACGGTGGCCACCTTCAACGGCGAGTTCGAGTCCACCTTCCCGGTGCTGCTGCGCGAGGCCCGCGGCGGCAAGCGCTTCAACTTCGTGCTGGGCTCGGGCAGCGCCCGGCTCGAGCTCGAGTCCTTCAACGGCGAGATCCTGCTGCGCCGGCCGGGCGCGCGCGGGCGCAACAAGGACTGAGTTTCTGGCGGATCTTAACAGGAGGGCGACCATGTGTGGCTGGAAGTGCATGGCTCTGGGCATGGCGGCGGCTTCGGCGGCCGGATTCTCCGGTGGCGGGGTGCCGCCCGACGCAACAGCGCTGGTGGCAGTGCCCGCCGCGCAGGAGCAATTCCACTGGCGCGGCCGGCTGGCGGCCGGGCGCACGGTCGAGATCAAGGGTGTTAATGGCGATGTTCGCGCCACGGCGGCGGGTAGTGAGGATATCGAGGTGACCGCGCTGAAGCGCGGGCGCAGGAGCGATCCGGAGGAGGTCGAGATCCAGGTCATCGAGCACGACGAGGGCGTGACCATCTGCGCCGTCTACCCCACGCCGCGCGGCAAGCGGCCGAACGAGTGCCGGCCGGGCGGGGGCGGGCGCATGAGCGTTCAGAACAACGACGTGCAGGTCGATTTCACCGTCAGGCTGCCCTCGGGCCTGGACTTCGTGGGCCGCACCGTGAACGGCGACGTGGACGCGACTGCGCTGGCCGGCCGCTTGGACCTCAAGACCGTGAACGGCAGTATCGACTTCTCGACCAGCGGCTTCGGCCAGGCCAGCACGGTCAACGGCTCGATCCGTGCGGCCCTGGGCAGCTCCGGCTGGAGCGAGCCGCTCGAGTTCCGCACCGTGAACGGCAGCATCACGCTGAGTCTGCCGCCGGAAACCAGCGCGGACGTGCGGGCCCAGACCGTGAACGGCAACCTCACTACCGACTTCCCCATGACTGTGGTCGGCCGCGCCAGCGCCCGGCGGCTGCAGGGCAGCATCGGCAAGGGCGGCCCCGAGCTGCACCTCTCCACTGTGAACGGCGGCATCCGGCTGCGGCGCTCGGGCTGAGCCCCGGGCGCCCGCCGGGGCCGTCCGTATCTGGCTTTCCCTCCACCTGC contains these protein-coding regions:
- a CDS encoding sigma-70 family RNA polymerase sigma factor codes for the protein MVELAAVAAGSHFRGVANLTEGRGAAGPAGDAVDVALAAAGDTGAFERLYRRHVARIHSLARRMLGPGEADDATQEVFVRAWQKLGTFRGEAAFGTWLYRLAIRALLARRAALLLSRRRYLEGDVALEHTAARAAPTELRLDFAAAVERLPAGARQVLVLHDVEGYRHDEIGSMLGISAGTSKSQLHRARMMLRGYLDA
- a CDS encoding zf-HC2 domain-containing protein; the encoded protein is MDEWTDRLSEYLDGELEAAEATALEAHLAACESCTDTLAELRAVVLRARTLEDTPPATDLWPGTAARLGEAPAGALEAPAAETAERTAQAAASAGDPQTHQGRAQWPSLRRRLSAGPRYSFSVPQLAAAVVLVALSGTAVWLALPGPDAARPPVAGAAPAAPSGRVTLVSSPAAAAPTAGYFAAVAELERVLELGRGRLDTATVRVLEQNLAIIDQAIADTRRALAQDPASAYLNAHLAGSMRRKIELLRQATTLART
- a CDS encoding SDR family oxidoreductase; translated protein: MLKEEALRGRTALVTGGGSGLGLAMAQRFAELGANVAIAGRNAERLERAAPAIDATGARVFARATDVRDFAQVEGLVEGVVSRFGALDVLVNNAAGNFLAATEDLSPNGFNAIVQTVLYGTFHATLAAGRHMMQRGAGGNILNIVTTYAWTGSAFVAPSAAAKAGVLALTRSLAVEWATYGIRVNAIAPGPFPTEGAWQRLMPTPEVEAEARARIPLGRFGRAEELANLAAFLVSDAAAFINGECVTIDGGEWLASGGLFNGMTRAPRAEVKDMMRRVRGR
- a CDS encoding DNA adenine methylase → MRYIGNKTKLLDFMGSFLDELCLHDGRALDAFAGTASVASYLKARGFTVEACDIMSFSYVLQRAYVVADAYPTFQGLAADPDFRRVRRQREFASEVASRFAGQVDLFPRMSEATRHLEEVLVYLDTFLPPKPSFITRHFSADAQAAGGERMYFTRLNAARIDAVRHKLEEWRSAGAINEDEYYILLAALLEAADAAANTTGVYAAYVKTWQGNAQRPLRLQMPDLTVGTHRAHQAHQQDVAALVGTLGELTLLYLDPPYNTRQYSAYYHVPELIAEGWFESQPDLRGKTGLIPNDHKKSAWSTRDGCAPALERLLSKVNSVHVLMSYNNEGIIPETEIERIFRRYGIRDTYRRVGQDYKRYRSDSDSNQRQYTGDEVTEYLYYVRLK
- a CDS encoding DUF4097 family beta strand repeat protein, whose amino-acid sequence is MCGWKCMALGMAAASAAGFSGGGVPPDATALVAVPAAQEQFHWRGRLAAGRTVEIKGVNGDVRATAAGSEDIEVTALKRGRRSDPEEVEIQVIEHDEGVTICAVYPTPRGKRPNECRPGGGGRMSVQNNDVQVDFTVRLPSGLDFVGRTVNGDVDATALAGRLDLKTVNGSIDFSTSGFGQASTVNGSIRAALGSSGWSEPLEFRTVNGSITLSLPPETSADVRAQTVNGNLTTDFPMTVVGRASARRLQGSIGKGGPELHLSTVNGGIRLRRSG
- a CDS encoding DUF3052 family protein, which encodes MGQQAFCTARWAGRSSEGKLLLESDALVFRGEFRLAVPYREMKRVTTRDGWLTIEYAAGEASFELGPLADKWAHRILHPKSLIDKLDIKPVAAALVIDIPDEEFWQQLRAEKPQVTVTSVDTIARALAGPAAPARIPSVPQDAPFDMVLFRAETREELAHLPHLRRCVKPNGAVWVVTPRGKPEVRDVEVIAAARDAGLVDVKVVRFSGTHTALKLVVPVKQR
- a CDS encoding DUF4097 family beta strand repeat protein, which translates into the protein MIGTAGFAALAALSLLQQTDTVIPVSPGARLEIDNQAGEVVIRSWGRPAVRVVASHASDDRIKIRSTASVVRVDAASGYGPQRSIDYHLSVPQHMAVYVTAPFSDVSVEGAGGEVSVETVRGEIRVRGGAGRVSLRSVEGLIELAGARGRVEVNTVNEGIRVVDVRGELSAETVNGDIELERIDSDRVVASTVNGNISYSGAIRDRGWYRLATHNGDVRVEVAEKANATVTVATFNGEFESTFPVLLREARGGKRFNFVLGSGSARLELESFNGEILLRRPGARGRNKD
- a CDS encoding VOC family protein; this encodes MAEHESAAAAQGLQALSLTPTLTVNDLQRSLRFYTDGLGFAIEDQTEVEGQVRFVVLRAGASRLGLAQDDFAKGRDRVKGVGMRIWVDTGQDITALAERAKVAGITLDNGPSPLPWGPMGFAVTDPDGFKLTIANEA
- a CDS encoding threonine ammonia-lyase, which produces MLSIAEIRAARERTREGVLFTPCPPALALADLIPARLHLKLENLQRTGSFKDRGALNRLLQLSAEERRRGVVTASAGNHAQALAYHCGRLGIPATVVMPEHSPMIKVSNTQRYGAEVILVGATISDGLAEARRLEAEQGRVLVHAFDDERVIAGQGTIALELLEQVPDLTVAVVPIGGGGLIAGIAFALKHTNPEIRVIGVEAEAAASALASRRAGRLVQIETAQTIADGIATKSIGELTFPLLQKYVDDIVAVGEEEIAGAVHLLLERQKVVAEGAGAVPLAALIGRKIPLLGHDVVAAVVSGGNIDVTMVERIIDRGLLGDGRLVRLMVTVPDRPGSLARLTRIVAETGANVLEIAHRRAFADIRVGDVEIVMHLETRGRDHVEEIVGLLKAEGLRVEEDV